A part of Aegilops tauschii subsp. strangulata cultivar AL8/78 chromosome 2, Aet v6.0, whole genome shotgun sequence genomic DNA contains:
- the LOC109742766 gene encoding fasciclin-like arabinogalactan protein 2 — protein sequence MASLAGAALASCSILLLLLVPCAQGQGQSPEAPEEAWAEGQPPEASEDALTMLLSEGGCGAFAGLVAATAGVGDAFREHIGSDLGLTILCPDDEAVGTFIPRFHSLNVDEQVAVLLYHGLTMAYSEELLSWVHWEELTLDGVQMLTMRHHSGRVIVSSSRSEARITKTVVDDDHLAVYLIDAVLIPADPKRQISFWGVLALIVFLLVLVVVGVVASILMWHALVYVCSLLCRLRRWCKDRATAYVSAARVTSHGQQEQ from the exons ATGGCGTCGCTCGCCGGAGCCGCACTCGCCTCCTGCAGCATCCTTCTCCTCCTGCTCGTCCCCTGCGCCCAGGGGCAGGGGCAATCACCCGAGGCGCCGGAGGAGGCTTGGGCCGAGGGGCAACCACCGGAGGCGTCGGAGGACGCTTTGACGATGCTCTTGTCCGAGGGCGGGTGCGGCGCCTTCGCCGGCCTCGTCGCCGCGACGGCCGGCGTGGGCGACGCGTTCCGCGAGCATATCGGCAGCGACCTGGGGCTCACGATCCTCTGCCCCGACGACGAGGCGGTGGGGACGTTCATCCCGAGGTTCCATAGCCTCAACGTCGACGAGCAGGTCGCGGTTCTCTTGTACCACGGCCTGACGATGGCCTACTCCGAGGAGCTGCTCAGCTGGGTCCACTGGGAGGAGTTGACGCTTGATGGAGTGCAGATGCTCACCATGCGTCACCACAGCGGCAGGGTGATAGTTTCTTCGTCACGGAGCGAGGCCAGGATCACCAAGACTGTCGTCGACGACGATCATCTCGCCGTCTACCTCATCGACGCCGTGCTGATTCCGGCAGATCCCAAGCGTCAAATCTCGTTCTGGGGTGTTTTGGCACTTATCGTCTTCCTTCTGGTACTTGTTGTCGTCGGGGTCGTGGCGTC AATATTGATGTGGCATGCGCTTGTTTATGTTTGTTCTCTCTTGTGCCGGCTGAGAAGATGGTGCAAGGATC